The proteins below are encoded in one region of Geomonas ferrireducens:
- the nadB gene encoding L-aspartate oxidase, which yields MKEKTDFLVIGSGIAGLSFALQAAAHGKVALVTKKDISESATNYAQGGIATVSSEEDTFDAHVQDTLVAGAGVCHEDVVRMVVEEGPQVIRNLIEWGVQFTKSGDAYDLTREGGHSARRILHAEDITGREIERALVQAVLKHDNITIYEDHIAIDLVTEAKVLKKNLEENRCLGAHVLDRKSGEVRTFTARITLLASGGAGKVYLYTCNPDVATGDGVAMAYRAGATIANMEFMQFHPTTLYHPNARSFLISEAVRGEGAILKRRDGTAFMEKYHHLKDLAPRDIVARAIDNEMKTYGDDCVYLDITHRGAEYITSRFPNIYQTCLEYGIDMTKEMIPVVPAAHYLCGGVAVDKNAETDIKHLYAIGEVAFTGLHGGNRLASNSLLEAAVYAGRAYKHAVQVLKDGEFSFPQIPEWDAGTATNSDEMVVVSQNWDEIRRFMWNYVGIVRSDKRLARAMRRIELIQDEIEEYYWNFIVTSDLIELRNIATVAQLIVACAQMRKESRGLNYNIDYPGVDDANWKRDTHIKKQF from the coding sequence ATGAAAGAGAAAACTGATTTTCTGGTGATCGGCAGTGGCATCGCGGGGCTTTCCTTTGCGCTGCAGGCAGCCGCTCACGGCAAGGTCGCCCTGGTCACGAAGAAGGACATTTCCGAATCCGCCACCAACTATGCCCAGGGGGGCATCGCCACCGTATCCTCGGAGGAGGACACCTTCGACGCGCACGTGCAGGACACGCTGGTCGCCGGCGCGGGCGTCTGTCACGAGGACGTGGTGCGCATGGTGGTCGAGGAAGGGCCGCAGGTGATCCGCAACCTGATCGAGTGGGGTGTCCAGTTCACCAAGAGCGGCGACGCCTACGACCTGACCCGCGAGGGCGGCCACAGCGCGCGGCGCATCCTGCACGCCGAGGACATCACCGGCCGCGAGATCGAGCGCGCCCTGGTGCAGGCGGTTTTGAAGCACGACAACATCACCATCTACGAGGACCACATCGCCATCGACCTTGTCACCGAGGCGAAGGTGCTTAAGAAGAACCTCGAGGAAAATCGCTGCCTGGGCGCCCACGTGCTGGACAGAAAGAGCGGTGAAGTCCGCACCTTCACGGCGCGCATCACGCTTCTTGCCTCCGGCGGCGCGGGCAAGGTCTACCTCTACACCTGCAACCCCGACGTCGCCACCGGCGACGGCGTCGCCATGGCCTACCGCGCCGGGGCGACCATCGCCAACATGGAATTCATGCAGTTCCATCCGACCACGCTCTACCACCCGAACGCCCGTTCCTTCCTCATCTCCGAGGCGGTGCGCGGCGAGGGTGCGATCCTCAAGCGTCGTGACGGCACCGCCTTCATGGAGAAGTACCACCACCTCAAAGATCTCGCTCCGCGTGACATCGTGGCCCGCGCCATCGACAACGAGATGAAGACCTACGGCGACGACTGCGTCTACCTCGACATCACGCACCGCGGCGCCGAGTACATCACCTCCCGTTTCCCGAACATCTACCAGACCTGCCTCGAGTACGGCATCGACATGACCAAGGAGATGATCCCGGTCGTCCCCGCGGCCCATTACCTCTGCGGCGGCGTAGCGGTTGACAAGAACGCAGAGACCGACATAAAGCACCTCTACGCCATCGGCGAAGTCGCCTTCACCGGTCTGCACGGCGGCAACCGTCTGGCGAGCAACTCGCTTCTCGAGGCGGCGGTCTACGCGGGGCGCGCCTACAAGCACGCGGTGCAGGTCTTGAAAGACGGCGAGTTCAGCTTCCCCCAGATCCCCGAGTGGGATGCCGGTACCGCGACCAACTCCGACGAGATGGTTGTGGTCTCCCAGAACTGGGACGAGATCCGCCGCTTCATGTGGAACTACGTCGGCATCGTGCGCAGCGACAAGCGTCTCGCACGCGCCATGCGCCGCATCGAGCTCATCCAGGACGAGATCGAGGAGTACTACTGGAACTTCATCGTCACCTCCGATCTCATCGAGCTTAGGAACATCGCCACCGTCGCCCAGTTGATCGTCGCCTGCGCGCAGATGAGGAAAGAGTCGCGCGGCCTGAATTACAACATCGACTATCCGGGCGTAGACGACGCAAACTGGAAACGCGACACCCACATCAAAAAGCAGTTCTGA
- a CDS encoding chorismate mutase, translating into MTIDDIRDRIDRLDSELLRIFNERASLALQIGEIKKGLDLPVYDPSREKRIFARMTAENDGPLDDQAIVRLFERVIDESRRLERIMTRGDH; encoded by the coding sequence ATGACCATAGACGACATCAGGGACCGTATCGACCGGCTGGACAGCGAACTTTTGCGCATCTTCAACGAGCGCGCCTCACTTGCCCTGCAGATAGGGGAGATCAAGAAGGGGCTCGATCTGCCGGTCTACGACCCCTCCAGGGAGAAGCGGATCTTCGCCCGCATGACGGCGGAGAACGACGGCCCCCTGGACGACCAGGCCATCGTGCGCCTCTTCGAGAGGGTGATCGACGAATCGCGGCGCCTGGAAAGGATCATGACCCGGGGCGACCACTAA